A single window of Crassostrea angulata isolate pt1a10 chromosome 8, ASM2561291v2, whole genome shotgun sequence DNA harbors:
- the LOC128159018 gene encoding uncharacterized protein LOC128159018, translating into MCLPTLEIVFAEKCSLCHVKITKIRSYFEPTSDDLKKEIAGDITEIKKIMKDIRTSMKAEAESVKKLVDTVTSEKMEQVNKIEQSLSETLSGQNNKMHDYINYLNDLIKTLYSYLSPSDIETLTFALKSENLMIQPIPETFKPVLPVFTAGQHSKEDVAKLLGRLKIPNTKPENRKIKPMETASTELKLTGKQDREKSDVKQTLSLSSSVTKVREYTVPGVDDVCHISLGKSGRLWASDYIGNLVQTDLQGNQLQKIQTSGQDEGFHTVTQDGDLIYTDQDNKVINRITPDNTITEFIKTGDWRSLSLHSSYINGDILVGMYTDEEAKVTRYNKTGTEIQNIQRDNKGQSLYNYPHYITENINGDVCVSDYHKHAVVVVDKSGQHRFSYTGQRSRFNPYGICTDVLGHILVCDKISKTVHLLDQDGQFLSLLLASQQGIDYPISVCVDDENNLWVGQWLSNTVTVYKYLQ; encoded by the coding sequence ATGTGTTTACCGACCCTAGAAATTGTCTTTGCTGAAAAATGTTCGCTTTGTCAtgtaaaaattaccaaaattcgAAGCTATTTTGAGCCTACTTCTGATGATTTGAAAAAGGAAATTGCTGGAGATATcacagaaattaaaaagatCATGAAAGATATAAGAACATCTATGAAGGCTGAAGCTGAGTCTGTGAAAAAGCTGGTAGACACAGTCACATCAGAAAAAATGGAACAAGTCAACAAAATAGAACAGTCATTATCAGAAACGTTAAGCGGTCAAAATAACAAAATGCATGACTACATTAACTATCTCAATGATTTGATCAAAACATTATATAGCTACCTATCTCCCTCAGATATTGAAACTTTAACATTTGCTCTCAAATCAGAAAACTTGATGATACAACCCATACCAGAAACATTCAAACCAGTCCTACCTGTATTTACTGCTGGTCAACACAGCAAGGAAGATGTCGCCAAACTACTGGGTAGATTAAAAATTCCTAACACTAAACCagagaacagaaaaataaaacccatgGAGACTGCCTCTACAGAATTGAAACTTACAGGGAAACAAGACAGAGAGAAATCTGACGTAAAACAAACACTGTCTCTGTCTTCCTCTGTCACCAAGGTCAGAGAGTACACAGTACCAGGTGTTGATGATGTATGTCATATATCACTGGGTAAATCAGGCAGACTCTGGGCCAGTGATTATATAGGTAACCTTGTCCAAACAGATCTACAGGGGAATCAGCTACAGAAGATACAAACCAGTGGTCAAGATGAAGGCTTccacacagtcacacaggacGGGGATCTGATCTATACAGACCAAGACAACAAAGTCATCAATAGGATAACACCGGATAATACAAtcactgaattcattaaaacaggAGACTGGAGATCACTCAGTTTACACTCCTCCTACATCAACGGGGACATACTGGTGGGGATGTATACAGATGAAGAGGCTAAAGTCACCAGGTACAACAAGACAGGGacagaaatacagaacatacagaGAGACAACAAAGGACAGTCACTGTACAATTATCCACACTACATCACGGAAAACATCAATGGTGATGTCTGTGTATCAGACTATCACAAACATGCTGTAGTGGTGGTGGATAAATCAGGACAACACAGGTTCTCCTACACAGGTCAGAGGTCAAGGTTTAATCCTTATGGTATATGTACTGATGTACTCggtcacatcctggtgtgtgataaAATCAGTAAAACAGTTCATCTTCTGGATCAGGACGGTCAGTTCTTGTCTCTACTACTCGCATCACAACAAGGGATAGATTATCCCATTAGTGTGTGTGTGGATGATGAGAACAATCTCTGGGTGGGACAATGGTTGAGTAACACAGTGACAGTGTACAAGTATCTACAGTGA